A single region of the Drosophila miranda strain MSH22 chromosome 2, D.miranda_PacBio2.1, whole genome shotgun sequence genome encodes:
- the LOC117187184 gene encoding uncharacterized protein LOC117187184 isoform X1 gives MTCDTTEALVAHMCDVVQFYMLPELKEDLDNVQLAPSQFESYHVLLANELPKFYDLVQEFLQKTNNAGHEELRVQIVMLLCELTAAPTVYQLNDGSGNLLRNANQLGRKLSDTWGESMDAHILKNYEKKLQKNCWKRQPGAVHGFARYLELRYTKDDKMTTQMLAFSLSVGLNVRECYDFVYKQLGVQIFSIMLKHGALKDIQELNIHSVIYDHALRDAFSMDSIEAVTAIWNCLYLCLDHFIDLDAFTWNQCDDMLDALV, from the exons ATGACTTGTGACACAACTGAGGCCTTGGTGGCCCACATGTGTGATGTCGTGCAGTTCTACATGCTACCGGAGCTGAAAGAAGATCTGGACAACGTTCAGCTGGCTCCGTCGCAATTTGAAAGTTATCATGTCTTGCTAGCTAACGAATTGCCGAAATTCTACGATCTGGTGCAGGAATTCCTTCAGAAGACCAATAATGCTGGACACGAAGAG CTGAGGGTACAAATTGTGATGCTTCTTTGCGAGCTGACAGCTGCTCCTACCGTTTACCAACTTAATGATGGGAGTGGTAACTTGCTGCGAAATGCCAATCAATTGGGAAGGAAACTCTCCGATACGTGGGGGGAATCAATGGACGCGCACATACTCAAAAACTACGAGAAAAAGCTGCAAAAGAACTGTTGGAAGCGACAGCCTGGCGCCGTGCATGGCTTTGCCAGATATCTAGAG CTCCGTTATACGAAGGACGACAAAATGACCACCCAGATGCTAGCCTTCAGCCTGTCGGTCGGACTCAATGTGCGGGAGTGCTACGACTTTGTCTATAAGCAACTCGGTGTGCAGATCTTTTCAATAATGCTGAAGCATGGC GCCCTTAAGGACATTCAGGAATTGAATATCCACAGCGTGATCTATGATCATGCGCTTAGAGATGCCTTCAGCATGGACTCGATTGAAGCTGTGACTGCCATATGGAATTGTCTGTACCTCTGTCTGGATCACTTCATTGATCTGGATGCCTTTACG TGGAACCAATGCGATGATATGCTGGACGCGCTCGTTTGA
- the LOC108155290 gene encoding luciferin sulfotransferase, translated as MQLVYRELDADIVRRTNAVFPAQNCFVEVLPDQLIIPRKYVELGESIRSLPVYEDDVWMISYPRTGSTWAQEMVWLLGHELDYVAAEQDIRMRSPLLELSALFSTDHHEMVAQAFGNTVELVRNLPRPRYARSHLSWQLLPEQFDTVKPRIVYTARNPKDLCVSYYHYCKLLHGISGDFEQFVELFLGGHTPMGSYWKHVLPFWKRSNDENVLFIKYEDMITDLPAVVRRCGRFLNATHLLNETGMKRICEHLTFDKMRQNKAVNLEKVLPASSTKFIRNGKIGDWRHHMSEEMSERFDAWSEQHVRGSGLRFDYD; from the exons ATGCAGCTGGTATATCGCGAACTCGATGCGGACATTGTGCGGCGCACCAATGCGGTGTTTCCGGCTCAGAACTGCTTTGTGGAGGTGCTACCCGATCAGTTGATCATTCCCAGGAAATATGTTGAGCTGGGCGAATCGATACGATCGCTGCCCGTGTACGAGGATGACGTGTGGATGATATCCTATCCCCGCACGGGGTCAACCTGGGCACAGGAGATGGTCTGGCTACTGGGTCACGAGTTGGACTATGTGGCAGCTGAGCAGGACATTCGGATGCGGTCGCCACTCCTTGAGCTATCGGCACTGTTCAGTACAGATCATCATGAGATGGTGGC TCAGGCTTTTGGCAACACCGTTGAGCTGGTTCGCAATTTGCCACGGCCCCGCTACGCCCGCTCGCACCTTTCCTGGCAACTGCTGCCCGAACAGTTCGACACGGTGAAGCCCAGGATTGTGTACACGGCGAGAAACCCCAAGGACCTTTGCGTGTCCTACTACCATTACTGCAAGTTGCTGCACGGTATCAGTGGGGACTTCGAACAGTTTGTGGAGCTGTTCCTGGGCGGCCACACACCCATGGGCTCTTACTGGAAGCATGTGTTGCCCTTTTGGAAGCGTAGCAACGATGAGAATGTACTCTTCATCAAATACGAGGACATGATAACCGATCTTCCCGCCGTGGTTCGTCGCTGTGGCCGCTTCCTGAATGCCACACATCTGCTGAACGAGACCGGCATGAAGCGCATCTGTGAGCATCTCACGTTCGACAAAATGCGCCAAAACAAGGCAGTAAATCTGGAAAAGGTGCTGCCCGCGTCCTCGACCAAATTCATACGCAATGGGAAAATTGGCGACTGGCGCCATCATATGAGTGAGGAGATGTCCGAGCGTTTTGATGCTTGGAGCGAGCAGCATGTACGTGGTTCTGGTTTAAGATTTGACTACGATTGA
- the LOC117187178 gene encoding protein maelstrom 2-like, with amino-acid sequence MAPKKRNGFMTFVREWRANNPVAHGLSYSEAVAKCDPIWKSMGDQERGPYNSMAKNANVLERAAKKEHLNCLGGSVAEMEIEKNEAISAELQMKRNIERIILTAKNSMELENEEFVFVSFNYFTKALTGDIYVPAEFSACRYSLKGGISSNYSTMINPGHIIYGQSRDAQDHSKTTHKLPLPPEAFGETNMGKLYIDIFNWLSVRNEDEKLDHDPVIVYTTPELMPVVKSCFRYLASEAEIDKDERKIMVYDIYHLFYTLKKSVLDVAGVTNDQINFHVTNNFFVKDFFEFTEGIACDYHEKIDRSKYCTNSMVKRWGFTFSDYMCADLAIPLQPGKHIPPKVKPNYTITPASSSTNFDEISLDSYYSAPSRIQKEMGSRDLSPSSSHQSVSRSYVPRDHSVYRGALDNDEEFPSLGGRRRQLPDKSHFNMGDEKKIAR; translated from the exons ATGGCTCCAAAAAAGCGAAATGGGTTCATGACTTTCGTCCGAGAATGGAGGGCGAATAACCCAGTGGCTCATGGATTAAGCTATTCTGAGGCGGTGGCAAAGTGTGATCCTATATGGAAAAGCATGGGCGACCAGGAACGCGGTCCGTATAACTCGATGGCTAAGAATGCAAACGTTCTGGAGAGAGCAGCAAAGAAAGAGCATCTTAACTGTCTGGGCGGTTCCGTCGCAGAAATGGAAATTGAGAAAAACGAGGCCATAAGTGCTGAGCTTCAAATGAAGCGAAATATCGAACGCATTATTTTGACAGCAAAAAATTCTATGG AGTTGGAGAATGAGGAATTTGTGTTTGTTAGCTTCAATTATTTTACCAAGGCCTTGACTGGGGATATTTACGTGCCCGCTGAGTTTTCCGCCTGCCGCTACTCTCTGAAGGGAGGCATAAGCTCTAATTACAGTACCATGATTAATCCGG GCCACATCATCTACGGACAAAGTAGAGATGCGCAGGATCACTCCAAGACTACCCACAAGTTGCCCTTGCCACCGGAGGCCTTTGGCGAGACCAACATGGGGAAACTATATATTGATATCTTCAATTGGTTATCCGTCCGCAATGAAGATGAAAAATTGGACCACGATCCGGTTATTGTCTACACGACCCCAGAGCTAATGCCGGTGGTAAAGTCTTGCTTCCGTTATCTGGCATCCGAGGCCGAAATCGACAAAGATGAGCGAAAGATTATGGTGTATGATATCTACCATTTGTTCTACACCTTAAAGAAGAGTGTATTGGACGTGGCTGGGGTTACGAACGATCAGATCAATTTCCATGTGACAAACAACTTTTTTGTCAAAGACTTTTTTGAATTTACTGAAGGGATTGCGTGCGAT TACCATGAAAAAATCGATCGCTCAAAATATTGTACCAACAGTATGGTCAAGCGTTGGGGATTCACCTTTAGCGACTACATGTGTGCAGACCTGGCCATTCCACTCCAGCCTGGGAAGCACATTCCCCCTAAGGTCAAGCCAAACTACACTATTACTCCTGCGTCCTCTTCGACAAACTTTGATGAGATTTCGCTTGATTCCTATTATTCAGCGCCATCGCGAATCCAGAAGGAGATGGGATCGCGTGACTTATCACCGAGTAGCAGCCACCAGTCCGTATCAAGGTCCTACGTGCCCAGAGACCACAGTGTCTACAGAGGGGCCCTTGATAACGATGAGGAATTCCCTAGCCTAGGTGGCCGCCGCCGACAGCTCCCTGACAAAAGTCATTTCAATATGGGAGATGAAAAAAAAATTGCGCGCTAA
- the LOC117187181 gene encoding protein maelstrom 2-like, producing MAPKKRNGFMTFVREWRANNPVAHGLSYSEAVAKCDPIWKSMGDQERGPYNSMAKNANVLERAAKKEHLNCLGGSVAEMEIEKNEAISAELQMKRNIERIILTAKNSMELENEEFVFVSFNYFTKALTGDIYVPAEFSACRYSLKGGISSNYSTMINPGHIIYGQSRDAQDHSKTTHKLPLPPEAFGETNMGKLYIDIFNWLSVRNEDEKLDHDPVIVYTTPELMPVVKSCFRYLASEAEIDKDERKIMVYDIYHLFYTLKKSVLDVAGVTNDQINFHVTNNFFVKDFFEFTEGIACDYHEKIDRSKYCTNSMVKRWGFTFSDYMCADLAIPLQPGKHIPPKVKPNYTITPASSSTNFDEISLDSYYSA from the exons ATGGCTCCAAAAAAGCGAAATGGGTTCATGACTTTCGTCCGAGAATGGAGGGCGAATAACCCAGTGGCTCATGGATTAAGCTATTCTGAGGCGGTGGCAAAGTGTGATCCTATATGGAAAAGCATGGGCGACCAGGAACGCGGTCCGTATAACTCGATGGCTAAGAATGCAAACGTTCTGGAGAGAGCAGCAAAGAAAGAGCATCTTAACTGTCTGGGCGGTTCCGTCGCAGAAATGGAAATTGAGAAAAACGAGGCCATAAGTGCTGAGCTTCAAATGAAGCGAAATATCGAACGCATTATTTTGACAGCAAAAAATTCTATGG AGTTGGAGAATGAGGAATTTGTGTTTGTTAGCTTCAATTATTTTACCAAGGCCTTGACTGGGGATATTTACGTGCCCGCTGAGTTTTCCGCCTGCCGCTACTCTCTGAAGGGAGGCATAAGCTCTAATTACAGTACCATGATTAATCCGG GCCACATCATCTACGGACAAAGTAGAGATGCGCAGGATCACTCCAAGACTACCCACAAGTTGCCCTTGCCACCGGAGGCCTTTGGCGAGACCAACATGGGGAAACTATATATTGATATCTTCAATTGGTTATCCGTCCGCAATGAAGATGAAAAATTGGACCACGATCCGGTTATTGTCTACACGACCCCAGAGCTAATGCCGGTGGTAAAGTCTTGCTTCCGTTATCTGGCATCCGAGGCCGAAATCGACAAAGATGAGCGAAAGATTATGGTGTATGATATCTACCATTTGTTCTACACCTTAAAGAAGAGTGTATTGGACGTGGCTGGGGTTACGAACGATCAGATCAATTTCCATGTGACAAACAACTTTTTTGTCAAAGACTTTTTTGAATTTACTGAAGGGATTGCGTGCGAT TACCATGAAAAAATCGATCGCTCAAAATATTGTACCAACAGTATGGTCAAGCGTTGGGGATTCACCTTTAGCGACTACATGTGTGCAGACCTGGCCATTCCACTCCAGCCTGGGAAGCACATTCCCCCTAAGGTCAAGCCAAACTACACTATTACTCCTGCGTCCTCTTCGACAAACTTTGATGAGATTTCGCTTGATTCCTATTATTCAGCGTGA
- the LOC108155350 gene encoding uncharacterized protein LOC108155350, protein MYVKRVLLFAALLCAQPYGQMANEDESNPLLDMASMFFQEALSNQNSGGGGAGGAGAGLAGVASLIGTFMQANGKSGGGGGGGGGAAMQILSGLGSMLANNARGNGGGGGGGGFDPSIIGNVLEMFTQGDDEESGTAEKRSNGGGTESGIGLDTILQVASAFMNNQGGGGNKAQASHHHNQKRSASQEPESENGLMNLLPLVMQAVSSFAGPEGQSTQERHKSHAWVLPPFLEHIHVLWDHFSNSELADALYEKSGVNKIMKGFKGSDGKLDYDKLFESLNNQSFRRRWIKSATLYLADWASYLANPDVYLRYFQTAQIMFNGLLKSQGYPKQTHFDPARPSETLSNLLDHVAKHHLSVKIDSRQYVKPAVGYAKELLKLGQARGLLQFNATEISDKLTDTLNLEVIEPVLKVHRAYRYISKTPQCDRYVLCQLNAAALDQQQKQKSQQQQQQQNQQQQSKKQATTASGLIAGVSPKIVKIGSMGAAIFISTETGTPFWTLFGVINAPYNCEAKYPVDCNGFHEGEAKVTTEYIHNEL, encoded by the exons ATGTACGTGAAACGAGTGCTGCTCTTCGCGGCGCTGCTGTGTGCCCAGCCCTATGGCCAAATGGCCAACGAGGATGAGTCCAATCCGCTTCTGGACATGGCCTCCATGTTCTTCCAGGAGGCGCTGTCCAACCAGAATAGTGGCGGCGGAGGAGCAGGTGGCGCTGGAGCTGGACTGGCGGGCGTCGCTTCTCTCATAGGCACATTCATGCAGGCCAATGGCAAATCcggcggaggaggaggtggcGGCGGTGGAGCCGCCATGCAAATCCTGTCCGGTCTGGGCAGCATGCTGGCCAACAATGCTCGTGGGAATGGcggtggtggcggcggcggtggcttCGATCCCTCCATCATTGGCAATGTCCTGGAAATGTTCACTCAAGGCGATGACGAGGAGTCCGGCACCGCCGAGAAGCGTAGCAATGGCGGAGGAACCGAGTCGGGCATTGGACTGGATACCATTCTCCAGGTGGCTTCCGCTTTCATGAACAACCAAGGAGGTGGCGGCAACAAGGCCCAGGCCTCCCACCACCACAACCAGAAGCGTTCAGCCTCCCAAGAACCCGAGTCCGAGAACGGTCTGATGAACCTTCTGCCCCTGGTAATGCAGGCCGTCAGCTCGTTCGCCGGCCCCGAAGGTCAGAGTACTCAGGAGCGTCACAAGAGCCATGCCTGGGTGCTGCCACCCTTCCTGGAGCACATCCATGTGCTGTGGGATCACTTCTCCAACTCGGAACTGGCCGATGCTCTCTACGAGAAGTCGGGCGTCAACAAAATCATGAAG GGCTTCAAGGGCAGCGATGGAAAGCTGGACTACGACAAGCTCTTCGAATCGCTGAACAACCAATCCTTCCGCCGGCGCTGGATCAAGTCGGCAACGCTGTACCTGGCCGACTGGGCCAGCTATCTCGCCAATCCCGATGTCTATCTCAG ATACTTCCAGACGGCACAGATCATGTTCAACGGACTGCTCAAGTCTCAAGGTTACCCCAAGCAGACGCACTTCGATCCGGCCCGGCCCAGCGAGACCCTTTCGAACCTGCTGGACCACGTGGCCAAGCACCACCTGAGCGTGAAGATCGATTCGCGGCAGTATGTAAAGCCGGCGGTGGGATATGCCAAGGAACTGCTGAAGCTCGGCCAGGCCCGCGGCTTGCTGCAGTTCAACGCCACGGAGATCAGCGATAAGCTAACGGACACGCTCAATCTGGAG GTTATCGAACCGGTGCTAAAAGTACACCGCGCCTACAGATACATCTCGAAGACGCCGCAATGCGATCGCTATGTGCTCTGCCAGCTGAATGCAGCCGCTCTTgaccagcagcagaagcagaaatcccaacagcaacagcagcagcagaaccagcagcaacagtccAAGAAGCAGGCGACGACGGCGTCTGGCCTCATTGCCGGAGTTAGTCCGAAAATCGTCAAGATCGGCAGCATGGGTGCAGCCATCTTCATTAGCACGGAAACCGGTACACCGTTCTGGACGCTATTCGGTGTAATCAATGCGCCATATAATTGCGAG GCCAAATATCCAGTCGACTGCAATGGCTTCCACGAGGGAGAGGCCAAGGTGACCACGGAGTACATACACAATGAGTTGTAG
- the LOC117187184 gene encoding uncharacterized protein LOC117187184 isoform X2 — protein MTCDTTEALVAHMCDVVQFYMLPELKEDLDNVQLAPSQFESYHVLLANELPKFYDLVQEFLQKTNNAGHEELRYTKDDKMTTQMLAFSLSVGLNVRECYDFVYKQLGVQIFSIMLKHGALKDIQELNIHSVIYDHALRDAFSMDSIEAVTAIWNCLYLCLDHFIDLDAFTWNQCDDMLDALV, from the exons ATGACTTGTGACACAACTGAGGCCTTGGTGGCCCACATGTGTGATGTCGTGCAGTTCTACATGCTACCGGAGCTGAAAGAAGATCTGGACAACGTTCAGCTGGCTCCGTCGCAATTTGAAAGTTATCATGTCTTGCTAGCTAACGAATTGCCGAAATTCTACGATCTGGTGCAGGAATTCCTTCAGAAGACCAATAATGCTGGACACGAAGAG CTCCGTTATACGAAGGACGACAAAATGACCACCCAGATGCTAGCCTTCAGCCTGTCGGTCGGACTCAATGTGCGGGAGTGCTACGACTTTGTCTATAAGCAACTCGGTGTGCAGATCTTTTCAATAATGCTGAAGCATGGC GCCCTTAAGGACATTCAGGAATTGAATATCCACAGCGTGATCTATGATCATGCGCTTAGAGATGCCTTCAGCATGGACTCGATTGAAGCTGTGACTGCCATATGGAATTGTCTGTACCTCTGTCTGGATCACTTCATTGATCTGGATGCCTTTACG TGGAACCAATGCGATGATATGCTGGACGCGCTCGTTTGA
- the LOC108155287 gene encoding protein maelstrom 2 translates to MAPKKRNGFMTFVREWQANNPVAHGLSISEAVAKCDPIWKSMGDQERGPYNSMAKNANVLERAAKKEHLNCLGGSVAEMEIEKNEAISAELQMKRNIERIILTAKNSMELENEEFVFVSFNYFTKALTGDIYVPAEFSACRYSLKGGISSNYSTMINPGHIIYGQSRDAQDHSKTTHKLPLPPEAFGETNMGKLYIDIFNWLSVRNEDEKLDHDPVIVYTTPELMPVVKSCFRYLASEAEIDKDERKIMVYDIYHLFYTLKKSVLDVAGVTNDQINFHVTNNFFVKDFFEFTEGIACDYHEKIDRSKYCTNSMVKRWGFTFSDYMCADLAIPLQPGKHIPPKVKPNYTITPASSSTNFDEISLDSYYSAPSRIQKEMGSRDLSPSSSHQSVSRAYVPRDHSVYRGALDNDEEFPSLGGRRRQLPDKSHFNMGDEKKIAR, encoded by the exons ATGGCTCCAAAAAAGCGAAATGGGTTCATGACTTTCGTCAGAGAATGGCAGGCGAATAACCCAGTGGCTCATGGATTAAGCATTTCTGAGGCGGTGGCAAAGTGTGATCCTATATGGAAAAGCATGGGCGACCAGGAACGCGGTCCGTATAACTCGATGGCTAAGAATGCAAACGTTCTGGAGAGAGCAGCAAAGAAAGAGCATCTTAACTGTCTGGGCGGTTCCGTCGCAGAAATGGAAATTGAGAAAAACGAGGCCATAAGTGCTGAGCTTCAAATGAAGCGAAATATCGAACGCATTATTTTGACAGCAAAAAATTCTATGG AGTTGGAGAATGAGGAATTTGTGTTTGTTAGCTTCAATTATTTTACCAAGGCCTTGACTGGGGATATTTACGTGCCCGCTGAGTTTTCCGCCTGCCGCTACTCTCTGAAGGGAGGCATAAGCTCTAATTACAGTACCATGATTAATCCGG GCCACATCATCTACGGACAAAGTAGAGATGCGCAGGATCACTCCAAGACTACCCACAAGTTGCCCTTGCCACCGGAGGCCTTTGGCGAGACCAACATGGGGAAACTATATATTGATATCTTCAATTGGTTATCCGTCCGCAATGAAGATGAAAAATTGGACCACGATCCGGTTATTGTCTACACGACCCCAGAGCTAATGCCGGTGGTAAAGTCTTGCTTCCGTTATCTGGCATCCGAGGCCGAAATCGACAAAGATGAGCGAAAGATTATGGTGTATGATATCTACCATTTGTTCTACACCTTAAAGAAGAGTGTATTGGACGTGGCTGGGGTTACGAACGATCAGATCAATTTCCATGTGACAAACAACTTTTTTGTCAAAGACTTTTTTGAATTTACTGAAGGGATTGCGTGCGAT TACCATGAAAAAATCGATCGCTCAAAATATTGTACCAACAGTATGGTCAAGCGCTGGGGATTCACCTTTAGCGACTACATGTGTGCAGACCTGGCCATTCCACTCCAGCCTGGGAAGCACATTCCCCCTAAGGTCAAGCCAAACTACACTATTACTCCTGCGTCCTCTTCGACAAACTTTGATGAGATTTCGCTTGATTCCTATTATTCAGCGCCATCGCGAATCCAGAAGGAGATGGGATCGCGTGACTTATCACCGAGTAGCAGCCACCAGTCCGTATCAAGGGCCTACGTGCCCAGAGACCACAGTGTCTACAGAGGGGCCCTTGATAACGATGAGGAATTCCCTAGCCTAGGTGGCCGCCGCCGACAGCTCCCTGACAAAAGTCATTTCAATATGGGAGATGAAAAAAAAATTGCGCGCTAA